The region TTCAATCACCTCACGCCCCAGGGCGCGCTGAACAGTGGGAGAGACAAAAGAGGAACTGACGAGATGGGTGGTGTAAACCCGCAGTCGTGCCTGATTATTCAGTTTGGTCATCGCCTGGCGCATATCTGCGACCAGCGTTGAACGGGAGGCCACGGCAATGTCGCATTGCGGTAAATCATCCCAGTGCTCTTCCCAGGAACGTTGTACCCATTGCACATAATGGGTTTTCATTTGTCCGGCGCGACGGGCGGCAACGCTCAACATTCCGGGACTGTAGTCCACGCCGTATATCGTCGGTATCTTGTCTGTCAATGCCAGTGAAACAGTGCCAGGGCCGCAGCCCATATCAAACAGTGACTCAACACCTGTGAGGTCGATTTTTTCTACCAGTTGTTGCAGATAACTGTCGGTTAATGAGGCGCAATTTTCTGCCATTTTTTCCGCACGCTTATCCCAGTGTTCTGGTTTTTTCTCGGTTCTGTTCGCCAGAAGCAGCTGCTTGCGGTAAAGGTCAGCAAAATCAATGTCGTCAATGAGCATTGTTATTCCTTAATGTTGAGACCCAAAGAGGTGGTGATGGATTTGTGAGGGCGTCACGCGGTACAGCGTTGCCAGGCGTTCGGCGGTGAGCTGTTGTTCGGGATGCCCTTGTGATACGAGACCATCGGGTTCGACGCGCAACACGCTGTCGGCAATGGCGCGCGCATGCAGTGGGTGGTGAGTGGACATCAGCAAGGCCATGCCGCTTTTTTTCAGCGTCATCAGCGTATCAAGCAGGCGGATCTGATGGCCAAAATCGAGGCTGGATGCCGGTTCATCCAGCAACAGAAGACGTGGCTGCTGTACCAGCGCACGGGCGATCAAGACTAACTGGCGTTCTCCTCCGCTCAGCGTGTTCCAGCGTCTCTCGGCCAGATGGGGAATGTCGAGCAGCGCCAGTTGTTGATGTGCAATTGCTCGTTCTTTGATGCCAGGGACTGCAAATGCCGCCAGTTGCGGGGCAAGTCCCATCATCACCATATCCAGAACGCGGAAAGCAAAAACGCCGTTGTGCGCCTGTGGAACCCAGGCAATAGTACCAGCGCGTTTTCGCTCGCTAAGCGTGTTCACCGCGACACCATCCAGCAAAATGCTGCCCTGGAGCGGTGGAATAACGCCCAGCAGGGTACGCATCAGCGTTGTTTTACCGCTCCCGTTAGCGCCGAGAAGGCAGCAAATTGAGCCCTCAGGCACGTTGAACGAAACATTGCGTAACACGGGGTGTTGGGGGGCGTATCCCAGTGAAGCACGGCGTACGATCAGCAGTGTCATGGACGGCCTCCTCGCAGGAGAAGCAACAAAAAGAAGGGGGCGCCAATAAACGCAGTCAGGATCCCAAGCGGAATTTCCGTGCTACTGAGGGTACGCGCGAGGGTGTCGGTGAGCAGCAGCAAAATAGCGCCAATGCCCATAGAGACGGGGAGTAACTGCTGGTGATTATTACCGGTGAGGAGCCTGCCGATATGCGGTACAACCAGGCCAATCCAGCCAATAATTCCGGCAATGGCGACGGTACAGGCGGTCATGAGCGTGGCGCAAACTATCAGTCCAAGGCGCAGACGAGAAACATTAATGCCCAACGAACGCGCTTCATCATCTGAGAGCGTAAGCAGATTCATTCGCCAGCGGAGCAGTAACAGAGGAACCGAACCCGCCAGGATCAACGGAGCAGAAAACCACAGGTCATGTAACGTAATGGTGGATAAACCACCGAGCAGCCAGAAGGTAATTGAGGGAAGCTGGGTATAGGGGTCAGCCAGCGTTTTGATAAGTGAGATACCCGCGCCACACGCCGTGCCCAACGCAATCCCGACCAGGACCAGCGTTAACACCGGATCGTGGCGGGTGACCCGGCGGGTGATGAGCCAGACGCCCGCCACGACCAGCAAGCCTCCTGCGAATGCATACAACTGAATATACAGGATTGGTAAACCCAGCAGGATGGCCGAACAGGCTCCTAAGCCCGCGCCCGCCGCAACGCCAAGAATATCCGGCGAGACCAGTGGATTACGGAACATACCTTGATAGGTTGTACCTGCTCCCGCCAGCGCCGCACCCAGCAGTAGGGCGGCCAGGATACGCGGCAGACGAATCTGCCAGAAGACGATTTTATCCTGAGCCGTGACGCTATCCTGGCTCATCACAAGGGCAATCACGTGCTGGGTATCCAGACGATATGCCCCAGAAACCGCAGCCACAGTAACGCAAAGCACGGCGGCCACAATCATCAGCATACTGAGGGTGGACGTTTTCATCAGGCCATCACCAGTCTTTGATACTGTGAGTCGATTAGCGTGGTATGCCAGAACAACTGTGAATAGCGTTGCATATCCTGTTTAAAGCGGGCATTCACGTGAGGATCCAGCCAGGCGTGGAGGCGGCGTAGCCCCAGCAAACGGTTGATGCCAGGAGGCGCATCCAGCCAGCCAAACGGCAGGCCGCTGAGGAACAGGATACGTTTGTCGGCAACGGCCTTAACCCCTTGCCAGACAGGATCTTCTTGCAGGTACTGCGCAGTCGTCGCATCCTGCACCAGGATAATATCAGGCTGCCAGCTCAGCAGATTTTCCATTGATACCTGCGTCAATCCTTGTCGTCCGGGGATCTTCGCGACATTGTGTAGCCCCAGGAGCTCTGCGGCTTCGGTATGCAATGAACCTTGTAATCCTGTTTCCAGTCCTCTGGCACCGCGTGCGGCATAAAAACGTCGCTTCGCGGCGGGCGTACGCGAAAAAGTATCGGCTTCTTCAATAAATTGACGGGCAAGCCTGGCTTGCGCGGCGGTACGTGTTTCTGTCCCCAGTGCTTTACCTACGGCATGCAGCTGTTCTGGGGTTTGTCGAAGCTCACCGTTAATCAGCAGCCACGGGATTTGCGTTTGTGCGTTAATTTGCCTTGCCTGAGAAAGCCAGGTTTCATCTGCATTCCCACAGTCAATGACCAGATCGGGTTTCAGCGTTAGCAATGTCTCAAGTGACAGGGTACTGGCGCGACCCGCCAGTCTCCCCAGCTTTGGCAATGTGCGGATATCGTCAACAAAAGGAATAGCTACCTGACGGGAGAAATCGAAGGAGGAAAACCCCACCAGTTTTTCAGGTGCGGCGGCCAGCAGTAACATATCGGCTGGCGCTCCGGCGCTGACAATATGTTGAATCGCATCAGGCTGCGGCAATGTGCCAATGGCAACGGTACGCGGAGGTTGGGCAAAGGCTGGAAGTTGGCGTAATAACAGCGCAGATGCCACGAGCTGGGCAAACATCCGTCTTGTGAGTGGCATGATATTCATCCTGAAAAGGGCTAAATTCGCTATATATTTACATATATAACGAAATAAAACATGTTCAGAATCAATTTCACACCGATGAAAACGCAAGGTAACCCGTAAGTACTATAGGCAATGGAGACAGTGCAAAGCGCAAAGGTGACAAAGAAAAATCCGCGTCGATACGCGGATTTATGGAAGCGGTAATGATGTTAGCGCGAGCATTAAGGGGTCGGCTGAGTCTGCTTTTGGGGTTCAGCAGGCGCTGAGTGGGCGGCAACCGGGCGCGTAGACGGCACGCTGTCACAAGGCTTTTCTTTGGGGCAAATCAGATCGAGCATTTTTAACGTCACGCCGTTGGTCCAGCCAAAACCGTCCTGCAGCGGATACTCACCGCCACCCCCACCGGTGCCTGTGGTGCTCACGTCATACTTCTCAACCAGCTTTTTCTCCCGGTCATACGTGTGCTGAACGTTCGTGAGGAACCGCCAGGTCACGTCCATGGCGACGTTATCCTGACCATAATTTTGCAACCCTTCCGTTGCGACCCACTGGAGTGGCGCCCAGCCATTTGGGGCATCCCACTGTTGGCCGCTTTTGACCGAGGTGGTTGCCAGACCGCCAGGCTGCAGCAGATGCGTCTGGGTTGCTCCTGCAACTTTAGTGGCGCGATCTTTGGCCGCAGCATTGACATACAGCGGGAACAGCGCAGCGGCCGTCAACTGATTACGTACTTTGTGACTCTTCAGGTCATAGTCGGCGTACCAGCCTTCTTTGTCGTTCCACAGCCAGGTTTCGATCCCTTTTTGGCGGGCTCTGGCGAAGCCTTCGTACTGAGTGGCTTTGGCATCGTCGCCTGCGGCTTTACTGGCAAGCGCGATCATTTTTTCCATTTTGTACAGCAGCGCATTGAGATCGACAGGCACAATGCTGGTGGTGCGAAGGGTGCTCAACTGGTTGGGGTTATCCATCCAGCGCGAACTGAAATCCCAGCCAGAGGCTGCGGCTGAGCGCAGGTCACGGTAGATCTCCGTCGCGGGGCGATTTGGGTTACTTTTGGCGGTAGCAATATCTTCAACCCAGGACTCCGGCCTTGGCGTATCGCGGTCATCCCAGTAGCGGTTCAAAATGGTACCGTCGTCGAGTTTGACGACGCGCTTATTCTGTTGACCCGGTTGCAGCACGTCGACACCTTCCATCCAGTAGGTGTACTCTTTGAGCATCTGCGGCAGGTATTTTTTCAGCGCGTCGTTGCCGTCATGCTGCGCCAGCAGTTCGACCATAAAGGCGAAGAACGGCGGTTGAGAACGGCTCAGATAGTAGGTTCGGTTACCGTTCGGAATGTGTCCCCAGGTGTCGATCTCGTAAGCGAAGTTCGCCACCATATCAGAGACCTTATCCCAGTGGTTGCTTTCGGCAAGCCCCAGCATGGTGAAATAGCTGTCCCAGTAATAAATTTCGCGAAAACGTCCACCGGGCACCACATACGGTTCAGGCAGCGGCAGCAACGAGTCCCATTTTTCGGCATCGGTTGTCGAGCGAGTTAACACCGGCCACAGCCCATCAATATGTTCACGCAGCGATTGCCCGGCAGGCGGTACATATTTCTCACCCGCTTTGGGCAGGGTAAAGTTTACGTCCACAAAATGGCGTAAATCGAAACCTGACTGATTTTTCTGCATCCGGTAATCGGCGAGGATCATCAATGGATCGCTGTTAGGCACGGCATCTGCAAACGTCTTCTGATCAGGGAACAGTTTTGCCGTTTGCACATCATTAAACAGAGGGCCAAGCAGAATATCCGGGGGCTGCGGTGTGTTGGCGGGGTATTCTTCAGCGTTGACGGCAAAAGAGGTAAAGGCGAAAAGGGTGCTTGCGAACGTCAGTTTTATTGCAACAGAGAGCAGGCCAGGATGGCGAATTGCTGGCGTTATCATCGGTTAATCTCCTTAGCGGCGTGCCGAAGCTGCGGCATTTACCATGAGAAAACCTTAGTTCAGGATCGGCCGTTGCGCGTGATCGAGACCCCATTTTGCGAACAAACAGACATTTCCGTCGGTCTGGTGGACCCTTGCACACCCTTTGCAACGAAAGGGTGTGCGGGAAAGATTAGCCCGTGCAAACCAACCGGTGCGCAACCCCGTCGAGGGTGAGCGTGTCACCGTTTTGGATGGTGTTGAGCGCCTCGCCTTGCTGGCAAATCCAGCAGATACCCATTTCGCGGGCAATGATGGCGGAATGTGACGCTTCGCTTCCGTGGCGCAGGCAAATCCCTTTGAGGGTTAGCGGATCAAGTTGCAGTACCGTTGACGGATAAATGACATCCGCAACCAGGATGGTCGGGCGTGTAAACGTCGGTATCTGCGCATGTTCTCCCGCCAAATGCCTGAGGGTGCGGGACAGCAAATCGTCAATATCGATATAACGCGCCTGCAAATAAGGGTCGTCGAGTTGCAGATACTGCTGGCTCAGTTCACTCAGAACGCTATGCCATGCATACGCGGCGCTGCACTGCTTTTCACGGATCAACTCGCAGGCCATATCATAGAGTTCAGGATCGTCTAACAGCGTGTGGTGACCTGAGAAGATGGCGGCGATATCGGCGGAATATTTCTCTTCCGCCAGCGCAGTCAAACCGTTCAGATCGTCCAGTGTGTGACGTATCGCGGCCTGTAACCGCTGTTGTTCATCCTGCTCATTTGTGGCTGACAGAGTGGTGATGTGTGGCGAGACAGGGGTATAGCAAAAGGCTTCGCCTGTCGCCTGAGCGGGCGCCTGGCTTGCGTTGTTATCCGTGTGCGGCACTTCTACAGACTCGCCAAAATTCTCTGCGGCAAGCTGTTTGAACGCGGTCAGCGCTTCGTCGGCCTGCTCACC is a window of Citrobacter sp. Marseille-Q6884 DNA encoding:
- a CDS encoding class I SAM-dependent methyltransferase, which codes for MLIDDIDFADLYRKQLLLANRTEKKPEHWDKRAEKMAENCASLTDSYLQQLVEKIDLTGVESLFDMGCGPGTVSLALTDKIPTIYGVDYSPGMLSVAARRAGQMKTHYVQWVQRSWEEHWDDLPQCDIAVASRSTLVADMRQAMTKLNNQARLRVYTTHLVSSSFVSPTVQRALGREVIELPNYIYALNVLYQMGIHAHVDFIRGPNCQQDNSTWSRFLENVRWSMGELSAEEIERLDHWYQQQDPRAIAPASRDWALIWWDSVPREALR
- a CDS encoding ABC transporter ATP-binding protein, translated to MTLLIVRRASLGYAPQHPVLRNVSFNVPEGSICCLLGANGSGKTTLMRTLLGVIPPLQGSILLDGVAVNTLSERKRAGTIAWVPQAHNGVFAFRVLDMVMMGLAPQLAAFAVPGIKERAIAHQQLALLDIPHLAERRWNTLSGGERQLVLIARALVQQPRLLLLDEPASSLDFGHQIRLLDTLMTLKKSGMALLMSTHHPLHARAIADSVLRVEPDGLVSQGHPEQQLTAERLATLYRVTPSQIHHHLFGSQH
- a CDS encoding FecCD family ABC transporter permease — its product is MLMIVAAVLCVTVAAVSGAYRLDTQHVIALVMSQDSVTAQDKIVFWQIRLPRILAALLLGAALAGAGTTYQGMFRNPLVSPDILGVAAGAGLGACSAILLGLPILYIQLYAFAGGLLVVAGVWLITRRVTRHDPVLTLVLVGIALGTACGAGISLIKTLADPYTQLPSITFWLLGGLSTITLHDLWFSAPLILAGSVPLLLLRWRMNLLTLSDDEARSLGINVSRLRLGLIVCATLMTACTVAIAGIIGWIGLVVPHIGRLLTGNNHQQLLPVSMGIGAILLLLTDTLARTLSSTEIPLGILTAFIGAPFFLLLLLRGGRP
- a CDS encoding ABC transporter substrate-binding protein; translated protein: MPLTRRMFAQLVASALLLRQLPAFAQPPRTVAIGTLPQPDAIQHIVSAGAPADMLLLAAAPEKLVGFSSFDFSRQVAIPFVDDIRTLPKLGRLAGRASTLSLETLLTLKPDLVIDCGNADETWLSQARQINAQTQIPWLLINGELRQTPEQLHAVGKALGTETRTAAQARLARQFIEEADTFSRTPAAKRRFYAARGARGLETGLQGSLHTEAAELLGLHNVAKIPGRQGLTQVSMENLLSWQPDIILVQDATTAQYLQEDPVWQGVKAVADKRILFLSGLPFGWLDAPPGINRLLGLRRLHAWLDPHVNARFKQDMQRYSQLFWHTTLIDSQYQRLVMA
- a CDS encoding alpha,alpha-trehalase, giving the protein MITPAIRHPGLLSVAIKLTFASTLFAFTSFAVNAEEYPANTPQPPDILLGPLFNDVQTAKLFPDQKTFADAVPNSDPLMILADYRMQKNQSGFDLRHFVDVNFTLPKAGEKYVPPAGQSLREHIDGLWPVLTRSTTDAEKWDSLLPLPEPYVVPGGRFREIYYWDSYFTMLGLAESNHWDKVSDMVANFAYEIDTWGHIPNGNRTYYLSRSQPPFFAFMVELLAQHDGNDALKKYLPQMLKEYTYWMEGVDVLQPGQQNKRVVKLDDGTILNRYWDDRDTPRPESWVEDIATAKSNPNRPATEIYRDLRSAAASGWDFSSRWMDNPNQLSTLRTTSIVPVDLNALLYKMEKMIALASKAAGDDAKATQYEGFARARQKGIETWLWNDKEGWYADYDLKSHKVRNQLTAAALFPLYVNAAAKDRATKVAGATQTHLLQPGGLATTSVKSGQQWDAPNGWAPLQWVATEGLQNYGQDNVAMDVTWRFLTNVQHTYDREKKLVEKYDVSTTGTGGGGGEYPLQDGFGWTNGVTLKMLDLICPKEKPCDSVPSTRPVAAHSAPAEPQKQTQPTP
- the dhaM gene encoding dihydroxyacetone kinase phosphoryl donor subunit DhaM, coding for MVNLVIVSHSAQLGEGVGVLARQMLMGDGCKLAIAAGIDDPENPIGTDPIKVMEAIESVADTDHVLVMMDIGSALLSAETALELLDPAIAAKVRLCAAPLVEGTLAATVSAAAGADIDRVINDAMNALNAKYEQLGLPSSSPGENAPASLSPDADARSVAVVVKNHNGIHVRPASKLVSTLSGFNADMLLEKNGKCVVPDSLNQIALLQVRCNDTLRLIAKGEQADEALTAFKQLAAENFGESVEVPHTDNNASQAPAQATGEAFCYTPVSPHITTLSATNEQDEQQRLQAAIRHTLDDLNGLTALAEEKYSADIAAIFSGHHTLLDDPELYDMACELIREKQCSAAYAWHSVLSELSQQYLQLDDPYLQARYIDIDDLLSRTLRHLAGEHAQIPTFTRPTILVADVIYPSTVLQLDPLTLKGICLRHGSEASHSAIIAREMGICWICQQGEALNTIQNGDTLTLDGVAHRLVCTG